From one Streptomyces sp. ICC1 genomic stretch:
- a CDS encoding GNAT family N-acetyltransferase encodes MTEPVKAAKWAPSGEAAIRPFTEEDSVQELTCLLHRAYADHAAAGRVFFASYQSPQDTAHRLRSGECWLALRGNSLVGTVTVAAPYVAPDGYPAPSGAGSFWQLAVDPSQWGTGLGQRLLWVAEERVAARGALQVVIDTSSQATELVGWYRRRGYVPVGTWRWDVTNYDSVVLVKDLPTG; translated from the coding sequence GTGACTGAACCCGTGAAGGCTGCGAAATGGGCGCCGTCTGGCGAGGCAGCGATCCGGCCGTTTACTGAGGAAGATTCGGTGCAGGAGCTGACCTGTCTGCTCCACCGGGCGTATGCCGATCATGCTGCCGCCGGACGGGTCTTCTTCGCCTCGTACCAGTCTCCGCAGGACACGGCTCACCGGCTGCGGAGTGGCGAGTGCTGGCTGGCGCTTCGGGGGAACTCGCTGGTGGGCACGGTCACCGTTGCGGCTCCGTACGTAGCCCCGGATGGGTACCCCGCGCCGTCTGGCGCGGGGTCTTTCTGGCAGCTTGCGGTGGATCCGTCTCAGTGGGGGACTGGACTGGGGCAGCGGCTTCTGTGGGTTGCTGAAGAGCGGGTCGCAGCGCGCGGCGCCTTGCAGGTCGTCATCGACACGTCGTCCCAGGCGACTGAGCTCGTCGGCTGGTACCGCCGGCGGGGCTATGTGCCCGTGGGTACCTGGCGGTGGGATGTGACCAACTACGACAGCGTGGTCCTCGTGAAGGACCTGCCGACGGGCTGA
- a CDS encoding amidinotransferase, translating to MIVVDACDEWSPLREVVVGTAYGAMFPAEDPRMIEATMPREHWAEFRPGHPFPSWIVEAAEQELQALAELLESLGSVVHRPRRVPWSGLGGYCAAMPRDSLLVLGNRVVEAPMAWRSRRHELLAYWPLLQQFRQSGAHWLPSAVDLAVDPLTSGPSRSGQWVIGEGRPAWDAADFLRLGPRTLVGQLSHVTNRSGIAHLRTQLGPDTRVHLIQPDDPHAMHIDATLCPLREGLALYNPERLDPAQLAGSPMEGWELVPAPVPELRDSPPLYMTSPWVNMNLLVVDHQHVLTEARDEKLQALLVSYGMTPLPLPFRNVQALGGSFHCATLDLRRDRRRTETRGSAGATGG from the coding sequence ATGATCGTGGTGGACGCGTGCGACGAGTGGAGTCCGCTACGCGAGGTGGTGGTCGGCACGGCGTACGGGGCGATGTTCCCCGCCGAGGACCCCCGCATGATCGAGGCGACCATGCCCCGCGAGCACTGGGCGGAGTTCCGGCCCGGCCACCCCTTCCCGTCCTGGATCGTGGAAGCCGCGGAGCAGGAGCTGCAAGCCCTTGCGGAATTGCTGGAGAGCCTGGGCTCAGTGGTGCACCGGCCGCGGCGCGTGCCCTGGTCGGGCCTGGGCGGCTACTGCGCCGCCATGCCGCGCGACTCGCTGCTCGTCCTGGGCAACCGTGTCGTCGAGGCGCCGATGGCCTGGCGCAGCCGCCGCCACGAACTGCTCGCCTACTGGCCGCTCCTTCAACAATTCCGCCAATCGGGTGCGCACTGGCTGCCGTCGGCGGTGGACCTGGCCGTCGACCCCCTCACCAGTGGGCCGTCCCGCTCGGGCCAATGGGTGATCGGAGAGGGCCGACCAGCCTGGGACGCCGCCGATTTCCTGCGCCTGGGGCCTCGTACCCTCGTGGGCCAGCTCAGCCACGTCACCAACCGCTCGGGCATCGCGCACCTGCGCACCCAGCTCGGCCCCGACACCCGCGTCCATCTGATCCAGCCCGATGACCCGCACGCCATGCACATCGACGCGACGCTATGCCCACTGCGCGAGGGGCTGGCCCTGTACAACCCGGAGCGGCTCGATCCCGCCCAACTTGCCGGCTCCCCGATGGAGGGCTGGGAGCTAGTCCCCGCCCCGGTCCCCGAGCTCCGCGACAGTCCCCCGCTCTACATGACCAGCCCCTGGGTCAACATGAACCTGCTCGTGGTCGACCACCAGCACGTCCTCACCGAGGCCCGGGACGAAAAGCTTCAGGCACTGCTCGTCTCCTACGGCATGACCCCGCTGCCGTTGCCCTTCCGCAACGTCCAGGCGCTGGGAGGCTCCTTCCACTGCGCCACCCTCGACCTGCGCAGGGACCGCCGCCGCACCGAAACCCGCGGCAGCGCCGGCGCAACCGGCGGCTAG
- a CDS encoding LOG family protein — MNALHLAGPATSWAREGLTAVFFGGVVPASAEEEKLAEEIGRALARAGYSLLHGGYNGLMEAAARGASSEGAMVTAVTLIGKHDEWGPFNPHATSSVHLPDLGARLNHYLAHADLIVAMGGGVGTLHELTAALYYATTIRPVPIFLTGSAALRLLAFLRQEKWLYETPTRPLGYLTAVESADAFHTCLATLDTAPIGGA, encoded by the coding sequence GTGAACGCACTCCACCTCGCCGGCCCGGCCACCAGCTGGGCCCGCGAGGGCCTGACCGCCGTCTTCTTCGGCGGCGTCGTCCCTGCCTCGGCTGAGGAGGAGAAGCTGGCCGAGGAGATCGGCCGCGCCCTGGCCCGGGCCGGGTACTCGCTCCTGCACGGCGGCTACAACGGGTTGATGGAGGCCGCAGCCCGCGGAGCGAGCTCCGAGGGAGCCATGGTCACGGCGGTCACCCTGATCGGCAAGCACGACGAGTGGGGACCGTTCAACCCGCATGCCACGAGCTCGGTCCACCTGCCCGACCTCGGCGCACGGCTCAACCACTACCTGGCACACGCGGATCTGATCGTCGCGATGGGCGGCGGCGTCGGCACTCTGCACGAACTGACCGCCGCCCTGTACTACGCGACCACCATCCGGCCCGTACCGATCTTCCTGACCGGGTCGGCCGCCCTGCGCCTACTCGCCTTCCTGCGGCAGGAGAAGTGGCTGTACGAGACCCCGACCCGGCCACTCGGCTACCTCACCGCCGTCGAGTCCGCCGACGCCTTCCACACCTGCCTCGCCACGCTCGACACAGCCCCGATCGGAGGAGCATGA
- a CDS encoding DUF6131 family protein — MIVLGIILLVIGYVVGFAILSTIGIILVVVGVILWILGSVGHKVGGRRHYW, encoded by the coding sequence ATGATCGTCCTCGGCATCATCCTGCTGGTCATCGGCTATGTGGTCGGCTTCGCCATCCTGTCGACCATCGGGATCATCTTGGTCGTCGTCGGCGTCATTCTGTGGATCCTGGGATCCGTCGGACACAAGGTCGGCGGACGGCGGCACTACTGGTAG
- a CDS encoding PRC-barrel domain-containing protein → MIQAADVREWLGNDVVDSGWHRIGALETIYVDTSTDEPAMATVLVGLPTRHRLVFVPLDGAIVGPGYVKVDDKALVMKSPSIGTDDVLPAEDEEVVFQRYGLTYRPGAGGERQLARR, encoded by the coding sequence ATGATCCAGGCAGCGGATGTCCGCGAGTGGCTTGGTAACGACGTGGTCGACTCGGGCTGGCACAGGATCGGCGCGCTGGAGACCATCTACGTGGACACGAGCACGGACGAGCCGGCCATGGCTACCGTGCTAGTGGGGCTGCCCACCCGCCACAGGCTGGTCTTCGTTCCTCTGGACGGTGCGATCGTCGGGCCGGGCTACGTCAAGGTCGATGACAAGGCCCTGGTGATGAAGTCACCTTCGATCGGTACGGACGATGTTCTGCCGGCCGAGGATGAGGAAGTCGTCTTCCAGCGCTACGGCCTCACCTATCGGCCCGGCGCGGGCGGCGAACGGCAGCTGGCCCGCCGCTGA
- the alaS gene encoding alanine--tRNA ligase, whose translation MRSTQIRSTFLDYFTSRGHRQVPSSPLIPSDPTLLLANAGMNQFKPYFLGEVTPENRRATTIQKCARTSDIDNVGRTNRHATFFEMMGNFSFGDYFKADAIAYAWELLTQGYNLEKDRLWITVYEDDDEAEQLWRKIGVPAERIQRLGMEDNYWSMGAPGPCGPCSEVNYDRGPAFGREGGPAVDGERYVEIWNLVFMQYQRGEGDKKGNFPILGELAQQSIDTGLGLDRLAAILQDVENVCTTDLLLPTLETVQELAGRASPGSTDEKVSFQVVTEHARSIAYLIADGVLPSKDGRGYVLRRLMRRAVRHARLIGIDQPVLAPTTASVIANLGDVWPELTDQANLIEQVVTAEEESFTRTLAQGTRLLNAAITRTRESRSGSLPGETAFELADTFGFPLELTVEAAHDAGLTVDEDRFATLLDEQRKRAKTGGKAKTADALRRQDTYRELSAHLPRTEFLGYEHLTAEVSVLGLLSSGAVTTCAPEGSDVEFVLDRSPFYAEAGGQIGDTGTLRTADGALLRITDTRYGLEGFRVHSARVVDGELRTGATGEAAVDADRRKGLMRSHSATHILHAVVRATLGDHARQQGSLVESDRLRFDFAHFSAVTPEQLARIEAAVNGHVLDDPAVRAWHADRAEAEAAGAIALFGEKYGDTVRIVDIGDFSRELCGGTHVAHGSQVGAFRLLSEGSIGSNLRRIEALTGHGALRHHDVERRILEEVSTLLGTRPKEAAETLHKRLGSLAAAEKEVSRRREAELRIQADQLASSSRQVPGGRIVSQRISGLGASDLRSLATSTADRLSSDRAVVVLGTEHDGKAFLVAAITPGLLGSGTSASQILASAARTVGGGAGGTGPVANAGGRRVEALDEALSIAVQEATRTLGQ comes from the coding sequence ATGCGCTCGACGCAGATCCGCTCCACCTTCCTGGACTACTTCACCTCCCGCGGCCACCGCCAGGTCCCGTCCAGCCCCCTCATCCCCTCCGACCCGACCCTGCTGCTGGCCAACGCCGGCATGAACCAGTTCAAGCCCTACTTCCTGGGCGAGGTCACCCCGGAGAACCGCCGCGCCACCACCATCCAGAAGTGCGCCCGCACCTCCGACATCGACAACGTCGGCCGGACCAACCGGCACGCCACGTTCTTCGAGATGATGGGTAACTTCTCCTTCGGCGACTACTTCAAGGCCGACGCCATCGCCTACGCCTGGGAACTCCTCACCCAGGGCTACAACCTGGAGAAGGACCGCCTCTGGATCACCGTCTACGAGGACGACGACGAGGCCGAACAGCTCTGGCGCAAGATCGGCGTCCCTGCCGAGCGCATCCAGCGCCTGGGCATGGAGGACAACTACTGGTCCATGGGGGCCCCCGGCCCTTGCGGCCCCTGCTCGGAGGTCAACTACGACCGAGGGCCGGCCTTCGGCCGCGAGGGTGGACCAGCCGTCGACGGCGAGCGCTACGTGGAGATCTGGAACCTCGTCTTCATGCAGTACCAGCGCGGCGAGGGCGACAAGAAGGGCAACTTCCCGATCCTCGGCGAGCTCGCCCAGCAGAGCATCGACACCGGCCTCGGTCTCGACCGCCTTGCCGCGATCCTCCAGGACGTCGAGAATGTCTGCACCACCGACCTCCTCCTGCCCACCCTGGAGACCGTCCAGGAACTGGCCGGCCGCGCCTCCCCCGGCAGCACTGACGAGAAGGTCTCCTTCCAGGTCGTCACCGAGCACGCCCGCTCGATCGCCTACCTCATCGCCGATGGCGTCCTGCCCTCCAAGGACGGCCGCGGCTACGTCCTGCGCCGCCTCATGCGCCGTGCGGTCCGGCACGCCCGTCTAATCGGCATCGATCAGCCCGTCCTCGCCCCCACCACCGCCAGCGTGATCGCCAACCTCGGCGACGTCTGGCCCGAACTCACCGACCAGGCCAACCTCATCGAGCAGGTCGTCACCGCTGAGGAGGAGTCCTTCACCCGCACCCTCGCACAGGGCACCCGGCTGCTGAACGCCGCGATCACCCGCACCCGGGAGAGCCGCTCCGGCTCACTGCCGGGCGAGACCGCCTTCGAACTCGCCGACACCTTCGGCTTCCCCCTGGAGCTGACGGTCGAGGCCGCCCACGACGCCGGCCTGACCGTGGACGAAGACCGCTTCGCCACGCTGCTGGACGAGCAGAGGAAGCGCGCCAAGACCGGCGGCAAGGCCAAGACCGCCGACGCCCTGCGCCGCCAGGACACCTACCGGGAACTGTCCGCCCACCTGCCGCGCACCGAGTTCCTCGGCTACGAGCACCTCACCGCCGAGGTCAGCGTGCTCGGCCTGCTCTCCAGCGGGGCCGTTACCACCTGCGCCCCCGAGGGCTCCGACGTCGAATTCGTCCTCGACCGCTCGCCGTTCTACGCCGAAGCCGGCGGCCAGATCGGCGACACCGGCACCCTGCGCACCGCCGACGGCGCCCTGCTGCGGATTACGGACACCCGGTATGGCCTGGAGGGCTTCCGGGTCCACAGCGCCCGCGTCGTCGACGGTGAGCTCCGCACCGGGGCGACTGGCGAAGCAGCCGTCGATGCCGACCGGCGCAAGGGCCTCATGCGCTCCCACTCGGCCACCCACATCCTGCACGCCGTCGTACGCGCCACCCTCGGGGATCACGCCCGCCAGCAGGGCTCACTCGTCGAATCCGACCGCCTGCGCTTCGACTTCGCCCACTTCTCCGCCGTCACCCCCGAGCAGCTCGCCCGGATCGAAGCCGCCGTCAACGGCCACGTCCTCGACGACCCTGCCGTCCGTGCCTGGCACGCCGACCGTGCCGAGGCCGAGGCCGCCGGCGCCATCGCCCTGTTCGGGGAGAAGTACGGCGACACCGTCCGCATCGTCGACATCGGCGACTTCTCCCGCGAACTGTGCGGCGGTACCCATGTCGCCCACGGCTCCCAGGTCGGCGCCTTCCGGCTGCTCAGCGAGGGCTCGATCGGCTCCAACCTCCGCCGCATCGAAGCCCTGACCGGCCATGGCGCCCTCCGCCACCACGACGTCGAACGCCGCATCCTCGAAGAGGTCTCCACCCTCCTCGGCACCCGCCCGAAGGAGGCCGCCGAGACCCTTCACAAGCGCCTGGGCTCCTTGGCCGCTGCGGAGAAGGAGGTCTCCCGCCGGCGCGAGGCCGAATTGCGGATTCAGGCGGACCAGCTCGCCTCCTCCTCCCGCCAGGTACCTGGCGGCCGGATCGTCTCGCAGCGGATTTCAGGACTCGGCGCGAGCGACCTGCGCAGCCTCGCCACCAGCACCGCCGACCGCCTCAGCAGCGACCGGGCGGTGGTCGTCCTCGGCACCGAGCACGACGGCAAGGCCTTCCTCGTAGCCGCCATCACCCCCGGCCTCCTCGGCTCAGGAACCTCGGCCAGCCAGATCCTCGCCTCGGCCGCCCGCACCGTAGGCGGCGGAGCCGGCGGCACTGGCCCCGTCGCCAATGCCGGAGGCCGCCGCGTCGAAGCCCTCGACGAAGCCCTCAGCATCGCTGTCCAGGAAGCGACCCGCACACTCGGCCAGTAG
- a CDS encoding DUF6381 family protein has translation MSVAGESGSRAQQMRDQAQKFEKAAERATDPAERQRLKDKARRILDQSKKESERGSEGIDPM, from the coding sequence ATGAGCGTTGCAGGTGAGTCCGGCAGCCGCGCCCAGCAGATGCGTGACCAGGCGCAGAAGTTCGAGAAGGCCGCGGAGCGTGCCACCGACCCGGCGGAGCGCCAGCGGCTGAAGGACAAGGCCCGCCGGATCTTGGACCAGAGCAAGAAGGAGAGCGAGCGGGGCAGCGAGGGCATCGACCCCATGTGA
- a CDS encoding HAD-IA family hydrolase yields the protein MKRAVLFDLDGVLLDSRTAQLATLAGFATSALDHRVTTDGLPAGALTRPREQVLAELGLNGVINEDGWDAATATAGLHTETFPFVGETLTALRAAGVATAIVTLRSRRRVGWLLPPDILDLIDTIVCFEDATPKPAPDGLLLALRQLDVAPKDAVFVGDTDIDIHAARAAGIRAVGAGWGFAGPDVLTRAGADLVLPHAAALADVLLLHLAGAEPSHQKTKRS from the coding sequence GTGAAGCGGGCCGTACTCTTCGACCTCGACGGGGTCCTCCTCGACAGCCGCACCGCGCAACTCGCCACGCTGGCAGGCTTCGCGACCTCGGCTCTCGACCACCGCGTCACCACCGACGGCCTCCCCGCCGGAGCCCTGACCAGGCCACGCGAGCAGGTATTGGCCGAACTCGGCCTGAACGGGGTGATCAACGAGGACGGCTGGGACGCGGCCACCGCAACGGCCGGTCTCCACACCGAGACCTTCCCGTTCGTCGGCGAGACCCTCACGGCCCTCCGGGCCGCCGGCGTCGCCACGGCCATCGTGACCCTGCGAAGCCGCCGCCGGGTCGGCTGGCTCTTACCCCCGGACATCCTCGACCTGATCGACACCATCGTCTGCTTCGAGGACGCAACTCCCAAGCCCGCACCCGACGGGCTGCTGCTCGCCCTGCGACAGCTCGACGTCGCACCGAAGGACGCCGTGTTCGTCGGTGACACGGACATCGACATCCACGCCGCCCGCGCGGCCGGCATCAGGGCAGTCGGCGCCGGCTGGGGCTTCGCCGGCCCCGACGTCCTCACCCGGGCAGGCGCCGACCTCGTCCTGCCACACGCCGCCGCGCTCGCCGACGTACTCCTCCTCCATCTGGCGGGAGCTGAGCCTTCCCACCAGAAGACCAAGCGATCTTGA
- a CDS encoding phosphoribosyltransferase family protein produces the protein MTTSPSLAGLTARLAETACVTAPFSLADGARLDAYFDEYRLAADPTLLHDTAAALACLVPGDARLLAGIELGGVPLVVALSAATGLPAVFLRRRPKGYGSHRQIEGAPLDGRRTVLVDDVVRSGGQLLKMARTLRIAGAPVSHALCVLERPLGGRLLLAEHRVTLHSLLTEADLPPTQGGEAA, from the coding sequence ATGACCACCAGCCCCTCGCTGGCCGGCCTCACTGCCCGGCTCGCCGAAACCGCCTGCGTCACCGCCCCGTTCAGCCTCGCCGACGGTGCCCGGCTGGACGCCTACTTCGACGAGTACCGTCTAGCCGCCGACCCCACGCTCCTGCACGACACCGCCGCCGCCCTGGCCTGCCTCGTGCCCGGCGACGCCCGGCTGCTCGCGGGCATCGAGCTCGGCGGCGTCCCCCTCGTCGTCGCCCTGTCCGCTGCCACCGGCCTGCCCGCTGTGTTCCTGCGCCGCCGACCCAAGGGCTACGGCTCCCACCGGCAGATCGAGGGCGCCCCACTCGACGGCCGCCGTACCGTCCTGGTCGACGACGTGGTCCGCTCCGGTGGACAGCTGTTGAAGATGGCCCGCACCTTGCGGATCGCCGGAGCTCCCGTCAGCCACGCGTTGTGCGTACTGGAGCGCCCGCTCGGAGGCCGCCTGCTCTTGGCAGAGCACCGCGTCACCCTGCATTCCCTGCTCACCGAGGCCGACCTGCCGCCCACGCAGGGCGGTGAAGCAGCGTGA